GCCGCCTTTCAGAAGCACGTAAATCAGTACCGCAATCAGTGGAAGCACGGCGATCGCAGAAAATAATCCAGCAATCAGGGTGAGCAAGCGACTGATTAGATTCCGTCTCAGCCCCTGCTTGTAAGCAAGATCTGGGACGCCATTCGCTAAGCGAGTTGTAGAAGAAAAAGTCATGATCAGTACTTAAGACTCAGACGCTTGACCAGCCATTGTGCGAGGACATTCACTGCAAGAGTGAGGACCATCAACACAAACGCGGCGTACATCAGGGATGAAACCTGGCTGCCATCCGCTTCACCAAACTGATTGGCCAACATGGCAGCGATCGTGTTTCCAGGTGCCAGCAGTGAGGCGCTGAAATTATTTGAATTTCCAATGATCATGGTGACAGCCATGGTCTCACCCATTGCTCGACCTAGTGCAAGCATCACACCGCCGACGATTCCAGAAATGGCTGCTGGAAGGATCACGTTCAAGATGGCTCCCCAGCGTGTGGTTCCAACGCCATAGGCAGCTTGGCGCAGTTTGACGGGAACCTGATTCAGTGAATCTCTAGAAATGGCCGTAATGATTGGAAGAATCATCACCACGAGAATCAACACTGCAGGGGCCGTACCAGGACCCATGGGTGGCGATGAGAAGAATGGAAGCCACGACAACGTGCTGTAGAGAAAGTTGAGGAAGGGCCTGATGAAGGGCTCCATCACAAAAATGGCCCAAAGCCCAAGTACAACCGAAGGGATGGCAGCCAAGAGCTCCACCATCACGCCAATCACGCTGCGAATCCGCAATGGAATGATGTTCTCAGTGATGAAAACAGCAGTGCCAACGCCGAGTGGCACGGCAATCAACAACGACAGCACAGAAGTGACGATCGTTCCATAAATGGCTGTGAAAGCCCCGTACTCGTCATCGACCGGATTCCAGTTGGACGTGACCAAAAATTTCCAGCCATAACGTCCCATCGACTCGAGGGACCCCCAGAAGACGACGACGAGGATGGCGAACAACACCACAGCCACCATCGACGCCAGGGTCACTGCGAGATATCTGAAACTCACGTCCACCACCTTTTCCGATGGTGGACGGCGCCTCAGGAGATACAGCTCCTTGGTCTCGGTCATCCCGCTCAGGCAAAGACGACTGAAACGTAACGGTCGAACCGTATGGAATTCACTAAGGGCGCTTTAACGCCAGCTGCATCAGTCCCTGTCTTGGGCTGGGAGACAATGGTTTGGGCCGTTAACTTGGGAGTCCCCACAGGCGTCTATGGGACGGATCGTCGGAATCGACCTGGGTACGACCAACTCCGTTGTGGCTGTTCTCGAGGCAGGTCGCCCTGTTGTGATTGCTAATGCCGAGGGGACGAGAACC
The sequence above is a segment of the Synechococcus sp. PROS-7-1 genome. Coding sequences within it:
- the pstC gene encoding phosphate ABC transporter permease subunit PstC — protein: MTETKELYLLRRRPPSEKVVDVSFRYLAVTLASMVAVVLFAILVVVFWGSLESMGRYGWKFLVTSNWNPVDDEYGAFTAIYGTIVTSVLSLLIAVPLGVGTAVFITENIIPLRIRSVIGVMVELLAAIPSVVLGLWAIFVMEPFIRPFLNFLYSTLSWLPFFSSPPMGPGTAPAVLILVVMILPIITAISRDSLNQVPVKLRQAAYGVGTTRWGAILNVILPAAISGIVGGVMLALGRAMGETMAVTMIIGNSNNFSASLLAPGNTIAAMLANQFGEADGSQVSSLMYAAFVLMVLTLAVNVLAQWLVKRLSLKY